The following proteins come from a genomic window of Achromobacter sp. AONIH1:
- the murI gene encoding glutamate racemase, translating to MPSPQPIGVYDSGLGGLSVARAIRDALPGERLLYVADSAHVPYGEKTTDYVRRRAETISDYFVERDAKAIVVACNTATAAAIADLRARHPGLIVIGVEPAIKPAAHLTASGVIGVFATTGTLASRKFAALVQREAPEVRILLRPCPEWVALVERGELEGPALRAAVEAPVRELREAGADVLVLGCTHFPFLDAAIRAVAGPSVPLLETGAPVARWLRHQLQERDLQADGGCGALELETTGDPATLARLAGLLLGGDFQAAQTPPAWR from the coding sequence ATGCCCTCCCCGCAACCTATAGGCGTATACGACTCCGGCCTGGGCGGCCTGAGCGTGGCACGCGCCATCCGCGACGCGCTGCCCGGCGAACGCCTGCTGTACGTGGCCGACTCGGCCCACGTGCCCTACGGCGAAAAAACCACGGATTACGTGCGGCGACGCGCAGAAACCATCTCGGACTACTTCGTCGAGCGCGACGCCAAAGCCATCGTGGTGGCCTGCAACACGGCCACGGCCGCGGCCATCGCCGACCTGCGCGCGCGCCACCCCGGCCTGATCGTGATCGGCGTGGAGCCAGCCATCAAGCCCGCCGCCCACCTGACCGCCAGCGGCGTGATCGGCGTGTTCGCCACCACCGGCACGCTGGCCAGCCGCAAGTTCGCCGCCCTGGTGCAGCGTGAAGCGCCCGAGGTGCGCATCCTGCTGCGGCCCTGCCCCGAGTGGGTCGCCCTGGTCGAGCGCGGCGAGCTGGAGGGCCCCGCCCTGCGCGCCGCCGTCGAAGCCCCGGTGCGCGAGCTGCGCGAGGCCGGCGCCGACGTGCTGGTGCTGGGCTGCACCCATTTCCCCTTCCTGGACGCGGCCATCCGGGCCGTGGCCGGTCCGTCGGTGCCGCTGCTGGAAACCGGCGCGCCGGTGGCGCGCTGGCTGCGCCACCAGCTGCAGGAACGCGATCTGCAGGCCGACGGCGGATGCGGCGCCCTGGAACTGGAAACCACCGGCGATCCCGCCACGCTGGCCCGGCTGGCGGGCCTGCTGCTGGGCGGCGACTTCCAGGCCGCGCAAACGCCGCCCGCCTGGCGCTGA
- a CDS encoding universal stress protein, with amino-acid sequence MKRILIPVDGSQHALHAVQALLEARRYDPVAQVELLNVQVPLQAGKIGRGLTQEEIDAYHLRESRDALREPAALLHSAGLPCTEHTEIGPIAETIARVARDTRADEIYMGSRGLGSVSALLMGSVATKVLHLTALPVTLVK; translated from the coding sequence ATGAAACGCATCCTGATACCCGTGGACGGATCGCAGCACGCGCTGCACGCCGTCCAGGCGCTGCTGGAAGCGCGCCGCTACGATCCCGTGGCGCAGGTCGAGCTGCTCAACGTGCAGGTGCCGCTGCAGGCGGGCAAGATCGGCCGCGGCCTGACCCAGGAAGAAATCGATGCCTATCACCTGCGCGAATCGCGCGACGCGCTGCGCGAACCCGCCGCGCTGCTGCACTCGGCGGGGCTGCCCTGCACCGAGCACACCGAGATCGGTCCCATCGCCGAAACCATCGCGCGCGTGGCGCGCGATACCCGCGCCGACGAGATCTACATGGGCTCGCGCGGCCTGGGCTCGGTATCCGCGCTGCTGATGGGTTCGGTGGCCACCAAGGTCCTGCATCTGACGGCCCTGCCCGTCACCCTGGTCAAGTGA
- a CDS encoding universal stress protein, whose protein sequence is MLNLLVPVDGSDNANRAVLHARALAAGAPSARVHLLNVQTPPRGRAGLSSLITQDMIDEFYLREGQEAADEARKLLDDAGIDYTSHVEFGNPAVAINAYAREHGCQRIIMGSRGNGALSGLLVGSVANQVLQLADAPVTLIR, encoded by the coding sequence ATGCTGAACCTGCTCGTTCCCGTCGACGGTTCCGACAACGCCAACCGCGCCGTCCTGCACGCGCGCGCGCTGGCCGCCGGCGCGCCGTCCGCCCGCGTCCACCTGCTCAATGTCCAGACGCCGCCGCGCGGCCGCGCCGGCCTGTCCAGCCTGATCACGCAGGACATGATCGACGAGTTCTATCTGCGCGAAGGCCAGGAGGCCGCCGACGAGGCCCGCAAGCTGCTCGACGACGCCGGCATCGACTACACCAGTCATGTGGAATTCGGCAATCCGGCCGTGGCGATCAACGCCTATGCGCGCGAACACGGCTGCCAGCGCATCATCATGGGCAGCCGCGGCAATGGCGCGCTGAGCGGCCTCCTGGTCGGCTCGGTCGCCAACCAGGTACTGCAGCTGGCCGACGCGCCGGTCACGCTGATCCGTTGA
- a CDS encoding sensor histidine kinase: protein MSAARAPGSLRWRLLAGTLAWILATVALAGWGLGNLFRQHVAEQLRAELVLHLNQLTAAVNVAPDGALSVTPLSDPRLGQPLSGLYWQIDRLDDQGRTVMPGAARSRSLWDQTLALPDGAVDGAYDIAGPERHRLTTLTRTLKPEESESGALRLAVAADTAALAEPVGRFNHMLLIALGALAAGLTAAAVVQVLVGLRPLARLRAQLASQRAGGVTPIEGSFPSEIQPLVEDFNRVLAVNADMVQRARTQAGNLAHAVKTPLSILANAAAREDSPLAALVREQAALAQRQVDHHLARARAAAAAGAIEGRTPLRPPLEALLRVMRRLHAQRGLDVDMPAFPADLAFRGNEQDLQEMAGNLLDNACKWATRRLRVTAERGGDGMLLIHIDDDGPGIPEDERERIFERGTRLDEQRPGSGLGLDIARDLARSYGGDVLAGESPLGGLRVTLRLPAARVNGSA, encoded by the coding sequence ATGAGCGCTGCGCGCGCGCCCGGCTCGCTGCGCTGGCGCCTGCTGGCGGGCACGCTGGCCTGGATCCTGGCCACCGTGGCGCTGGCCGGCTGGGGTCTGGGCAATCTGTTCCGCCAGCACGTGGCCGAGCAACTGCGCGCCGAGCTGGTCCTGCACCTGAACCAGCTGACCGCGGCGGTCAATGTCGCGCCCGACGGCGCGCTGAGCGTGACGCCGCTGAGCGACCCCCGGCTGGGACAGCCGCTGTCCGGGCTGTATTGGCAGATCGACCGCCTGGACGACCAGGGGCGCACGGTGATGCCCGGGGCCGCGCGCTCGCGGTCGCTGTGGGACCAGACGCTGGCCTTGCCCGACGGGGCGGTCGATGGCGCCTACGACATCGCCGGTCCCGAGCGGCACCGGCTCACGACGCTGACGCGCACGCTCAAGCCGGAAGAGTCGGAGTCCGGCGCGCTCCGGCTGGCCGTGGCGGCCGACACGGCCGCGCTGGCCGAGCCCGTGGGGCGCTTCAACCACATGCTGCTGATCGCGCTGGGCGCGCTGGCGGCGGGCCTGACGGCGGCGGCCGTGGTGCAGGTGCTGGTGGGGCTGCGGCCGCTGGCGCGGTTGCGCGCGCAGCTGGCGTCGCAGCGCGCCGGTGGCGTCACCCCGATCGAGGGAAGTTTTCCCAGCGAGATCCAACCGCTGGTCGAGGATTTCAACCGCGTGCTGGCGGTCAACGCCGACATGGTCCAGCGCGCGCGCACGCAGGCCGGCAACCTGGCGCACGCGGTCAAGACGCCCTTGAGCATCCTGGCCAATGCCGCCGCGCGCGAGGACAGCCCGCTGGCGGCGCTGGTGCGCGAGCAGGCCGCGCTGGCGCAGCGCCAGGTCGATCATCATCTGGCGCGTGCGCGGGCCGCGGCGGCGGCCGGCGCGATCGAGGGGCGCACGCCGCTGCGGCCGCCGCTTGAGGCGCTGCTGCGCGTCATGCGCCGTCTGCATGCGCAGCGCGGGCTGGATGTCGATATGCCGGCCTTTCCGGCGGATCTGGCGTTTCGCGGCAATGAGCAGGACCTGCAGGAGATGGCGGGCAATCTGCTGGACAATGCCTGCAAATGGGCGACCCGGCGCCTGCGCGTCACCGCCGAGCGTGGCGGCGACGGCATGTTGCTGATTCATATCGATGACGACGGCCCGGGCATTCCCGAGGACGAGCGCGAGCGCATCTTCGAGCGCGGCACTCGGCTGGACGAGCAGCGGCCGGGATCGGGGCTGGGATTGGATATCGCGCGCGATCTCGCGCGCAGCTATGGCGGCGACGTGCTCGCCGGGGAGTCGCCGCTGGGCGGGCTGCGCGTGACGCTGCGTCTGCCCGCCGCCCGCGTCAACGGATCAGCGTGA
- a CDS encoding response regulator transcription factor, with product MRILVVEDEPTLSAQLSEALGQAGYLVDSAADGGRAHYLGEVETYDLVVLDLGLPVMDGLTVLKKWRAAGLGMPVLILTARDNWHEKVAGIDAGADDYLTKPFHMEELLARLRALLRRQSAHTSAQWRCGPIMLDTRQARVTVDGQALSLTSHEFKVLAVLMQRAGEVVSRAELNEHIYAQDQDRDSNTIEVFIGRLRKKLPPDTIETVRGLGYRLARTE from the coding sequence ATGCGGATCCTCGTGGTGGAAGACGAGCCCACGTTGTCGGCGCAGCTGTCCGAGGCGCTGGGCCAGGCGGGCTATCTGGTGGACAGCGCGGCGGATGGCGGACGCGCGCACTACCTGGGCGAGGTCGAAACCTATGACCTGGTGGTGCTGGACCTGGGGCTGCCGGTGATGGACGGCCTGACGGTGCTGAAGAAATGGCGCGCGGCGGGGCTGGGCATGCCGGTGCTGATCCTGACCGCGCGCGACAACTGGCACGAGAAGGTCGCCGGCATCGACGCCGGCGCCGACGACTACCTGACCAAGCCCTTCCACATGGAAGAGCTGCTGGCGAGGCTGCGCGCCCTGCTCAGGCGCCAGAGCGCTCACACCAGCGCGCAATGGCGCTGCGGCCCGATCATGCTGGACACGCGCCAGGCCCGCGTCACCGTGGACGGCCAGGCGCTGTCGCTGACCAGCCATGAATTCAAGGTGCTGGCCGTGCTGATGCAGCGCGCCGGCGAGGTGGTCTCGCGCGCCGAGCTGAACGAGCACATCTACGCGCAGGACCAGGACCGCGATTCCAACACCATCGAGGTCTTCATCGGCCGGCTGCGCAAGAAGCTGCCGCCCGACACCATCGAAACCGTGCGTGGCCTGGGGTATCGGCTGGCGAGGACGGAATGA
- a CDS encoding PepSY domain-containing protein, translated as MFSFNLRGAGRYPIARPGLWLCGAALAVVLAAGPGLGTAGEDDHDRARQALQDGKILPLRDVLDRVERDYPGQVVKVEFEEDDGEFIYEIRLLQSGGGLIKMKIDARDGKVLGVKGRDIQFRGKH; from the coding sequence ATGTTTTCCTTCAATCTGCGCGGCGCTGGCCGCTATCCGATCGCGCGCCCCGGCCTCTGGCTGTGCGGCGCCGCCCTGGCCGTGGTCCTGGCCGCGGGTCCGGGCCTGGGCACGGCCGGCGAGGACGACCACGACCGTGCGCGCCAGGCCTTGCAGGATGGCAAGATCCTGCCGCTGCGCGACGTGCTGGACCGGGTCGAGCGCGACTATCCCGGCCAGGTGGTCAAGGTCGAGTTCGAAGAGGATGATGGCGAATTCATCTACGAGATCCGGCTGCTGCAGAGCGGCGGCGGGCTGATCAAGATGAAAATCGACGCGCGCGACGGCAAGGTGCTGGGCGTGAAGGGGCGGGACATTCAATTCCGGGGCAAACACTGA
- a CDS encoding PepSY domain-containing protein, with the protein MTSIRNTFAALALGAATLAGSAAYAQTAPQPAAAPAAAAPVATVQPQTFLTVRQVYDTLTSAGYRNITEIELEHGRYDVKADNPQGQRVKLRVDAQNGAVLRSRLKD; encoded by the coding sequence ATGACCTCGATCCGCAACACTTTCGCCGCGCTTGCCCTGGGCGCCGCCACGCTGGCAGGCTCCGCCGCCTACGCCCAGACCGCGCCCCAGCCCGCGGCCGCTCCCGCCGCCGCGGCCCCCGTCGCCACGGTCCAACCCCAAACGTTCCTGACCGTGCGCCAGGTCTACGACACGCTGACCAGCGCCGGCTACCGCAATATCACCGAGATCGAACTGGAACATGGCCGCTACGACGTGAAGGCCGACAACCCACAGGGCCAGCGCGTGAAGCTGCGCGTGGACGCGCAGAACGGCGCCGTGCTGCGCAGCCGCCTGAAGGATTGA
- a CDS encoding ferric reductase-like transmembrane domain-containing protein: MKTRTALGGFLIVLTLAWACDVFVLQAAPAGAWPWVLQRQALYLTGIWSIALMALIMLLALRPAWLERPLGGMDRVYRLHKWAGILAVGAGAAHWLIKLASGPMKSLLGTQGRPARDLTLALFEGSRGIAKDLGEWSIYALLLMLALTLWRRFPYHAWRLIHRVMPALFLVLAFHAVALAPAGYWTGITGLLLVPLLAAGAWSAGVALAGRIGHGRRSHGRITALERKRDGVLEVECRLDAGWRGHQAGQFAFVRFDRREGAHPYTIASAPRPDGTIRFEIKALGDYTSRLPGALRVGQPVEVEGPNGCFQLDADAGAPQVWVAGGIGITPFLAWLDTLAADPSRAPSAQLHYCVRDAAADPFAATLRERCAALPSIQLNIHDAARGQRLDATQLTLDSAPGHAAQVWFCGPAGLARSLRDGLRRLGRTDVRWHQEAFQMR; encoded by the coding sequence ATGAAAACCCGTACCGCCCTGGGCGGTTTCCTGATCGTCCTCACGCTCGCCTGGGCCTGCGACGTATTCGTCCTGCAAGCCGCGCCCGCCGGCGCCTGGCCCTGGGTTCTGCAACGACAGGCCCTGTACCTGACGGGCATCTGGTCCATCGCGCTGATGGCGCTGATCATGCTGCTGGCGTTGCGCCCGGCCTGGCTGGAGCGACCGCTGGGCGGCATGGACCGGGTCTACCGGCTGCATAAGTGGGCGGGCATACTGGCCGTCGGCGCCGGCGCCGCGCACTGGCTGATCAAGTTGGCCAGCGGTCCCATGAAATCCCTTCTGGGCACGCAGGGCCGGCCCGCGCGCGACCTGACGCTGGCCCTGTTCGAAGGCAGCCGCGGCATCGCCAAGGACCTGGGTGAATGGTCGATCTATGCGCTGCTGCTGATGCTGGCGCTGACGCTATGGCGCCGCTTTCCCTATCACGCATGGCGCCTGATCCATCGCGTCATGCCCGCGCTGTTCCTGGTTCTGGCCTTCCACGCCGTGGCGCTCGCGCCCGCCGGCTACTGGACCGGCATCACCGGCCTGCTGCTCGTCCCGCTGCTGGCGGCCGGCGCCTGGAGCGCCGGCGTGGCGCTGGCCGGCCGCATCGGCCACGGTCGCCGCAGCCACGGACGCATCACGGCGCTGGAGCGCAAGCGCGACGGCGTGCTGGAAGTCGAATGCCGCCTGGACGCGGGCTGGCGCGGCCACCAGGCGGGACAGTTCGCCTTCGTGCGCTTCGACCGCCGCGAGGGCGCGCATCCGTACACCATCGCCAGCGCGCCCAGGCCGGATGGCACCATCCGCTTCGAAATCAAGGCGCTGGGCGACTACACCTCGCGGCTTCCCGGCGCGCTGCGCGTGGGCCAGCCGGTGGAGGTCGAAGGCCCCAACGGCTGCTTCCAGCTCGACGCCGACGCGGGCGCGCCGCAGGTCTGGGTCGCGGGCGGCATCGGCATCACGCCCTTCCTGGCCTGGTTGGACACCCTGGCCGCCGACCCGAGCCGTGCGCCCAGCGCGCAACTGCATTACTGCGTGCGCGACGCGGCCGCCGATCCCTTCGCCGCCACGCTGCGGGAACGCTGCGCGGCCCTGCCCTCGATCCAGCTGAACATCCATGACGCGGCCCGGGGACAGCGGCTGGACGCGACGCAGCTGACGCTGGATTCGGCCCCGGGACATGCCGCCCAGGTCTGGTTCTGCGGTCCCGCCGGACTGGCGCGCAGCCTGCGCGACGGCCTGCGACGGCTGGGCCGGACCGACGTGCGCTGGCATCAGGAAGCGTTCCAGATGCGTTAG
- the azu gene encoding azurin: MVFKKLCVAAILAVASTPVLAAECSVDIAGNDQMQFDKKEITVSKSCKQFTVNLKHPGKLAKNVMGHNWVLTKTADMQGAVNDGMAAGLPSDYVKKDDARVIAHTKVIGGGESDSVTFDVSKLAAGQDYTYFCSFPGHFAMMKGTLKLVD, encoded by the coding sequence ATGGTGTTCAAGAAACTCTGCGTCGCGGCGATCCTGGCGGTGGCTTCGACCCCGGTGCTGGCGGCCGAATGCTCGGTCGACATCGCGGGCAATGACCAGATGCAGTTCGACAAGAAGGAAATCACCGTCAGCAAGAGCTGCAAGCAGTTCACGGTGAACCTGAAGCATCCCGGCAAGCTGGCCAAGAACGTCATGGGCCACAACTGGGTGCTGACCAAGACGGCCGACATGCAGGGCGCGGTGAACGACGGCATGGCCGCCGGCCTGCCCTCCGACTACGTCAAGAAGGATGACGCCCGCGTCATCGCCCACACCAAGGTGATCGGCGGCGGCGAATCGGATTCCGTGACCTTCGACGTGAGCAAGCTCGCGGCTGGCCAGGACTACACCTACTTCTGCTCCTTCCCCGGCCACTTCGCCATGATGAAGGGCACGCTCAAGCTGGTCGACTGA
- a CDS encoding SDR family oxidoreductase, translating to MSKEKVAIVTAGGSGMGAAAARKLAADGFRVAILSSSGKGEALAGELGGLGVTGSNRSPEDLARLVETVMAKWGRIDAVVNSAGHGPKGPLLEISDADWQLGMEFYLLNVVRITRLVAPIMQAQRSGAIVNISTYATFEPEALFPTSGVFRAGLAAFTKVFSDEYAAHNVRMNNVLPGFIDSLPEKEERRSRIPMGRYGTAQEVADLIAFLASDASSYITGQNIRIDGGITRSV from the coding sequence ATGAGCAAGGAAAAAGTAGCGATCGTCACCGCCGGCGGCAGCGGCATGGGCGCGGCCGCGGCGCGCAAGCTGGCGGCCGATGGCTTTCGCGTCGCCATCCTGTCCTCGTCGGGCAAGGGCGAGGCCCTGGCTGGAGAACTGGGCGGACTGGGCGTGACCGGCTCGAACCGCTCGCCCGAGGACCTGGCGCGCCTGGTCGAGACGGTGATGGCCAAGTGGGGCCGCATCGACGCGGTGGTCAACAGCGCCGGCCACGGCCCCAAGGGTCCGCTGCTGGAGATCAGCGACGCCGACTGGCAGCTGGGCATGGAGTTCTACCTGCTCAACGTCGTGCGCATCACGCGCCTGGTGGCCCCGATCATGCAGGCGCAGCGGTCCGGCGCCATCGTCAACATCTCCACCTACGCCACCTTCGAGCCCGAAGCGCTGTTCCCGACCTCCGGCGTGTTCCGCGCCGGCCTAGCCGCCTTCACCAAGGTGTTCTCGGACGAGTACGCGGCGCACAACGTGCGCATGAACAACGTGCTGCCCGGCTTCATCGACAGCCTGCCCGAAAAGGAAGAGCGCCGCTCCCGCATTCCGATGGGCCGCTACGGCACGGCCCAGGAAGTGGCCGACCTGATCGCCTTCCTGGCCTCTGACGCTTCGTCCTACATCACCGGCCAGAACATCCGCATCGACGGCGGCATCACCCGTTCGGTCTAA
- a CDS encoding DUF1800 family protein produces the protein MPATPSMAPATAPADYPPPNAGQASRFLAQATFGATPADIAAVMRDGYAAWLDAQLAMPPSQTHFDWLLQQGRNTEEYKGNGINAPLDATLWRKFISATDQVRTRVAFALSEIFVVNVASITASWPLFGAAGFMDLLAEHALGNYRSLLAAVSRNLSMGCMLTYRGSRKEDPRTGRHPDENYAREVMQLFSIGLLQLHPDGTPRLEGGAPVETYTNADVQGLARVFTGWDLDGPETDVEFHRRPMKLDPALHSMAEKRFLGTVIPAGTGGPQSLALAMDAISAHPNVGPFIGAQLIQRLVASNPSPAYVARVAAVFADDGLGARGNLKAVTRAVLLDPEARFPDLASPHWGKVREPILRFSGWARAFGARSSNGAWAMPDTSDNTIRLAQSPMRAPSVFNFFRPRYTRAATELARQGLAAPELQITDETSIAGYLNFLAIYADRGWEDLQTDYAAELALAGDPDALVAHVALLLAGDAFSEATARRIATALRDIPPERPRDRVRAAIVLVAASPEYLVQK, from the coding sequence ATGCCCGCGACGCCGTCCATGGCGCCCGCCACGGCGCCGGCCGACTATCCCCCGCCCAACGCCGGCCAGGCCTCGCGCTTCCTGGCCCAGGCCACTTTCGGCGCCACGCCGGCGGATATCGCCGCCGTCATGCGCGACGGCTATGCCGCGTGGCTGGACGCGCAGCTGGCCATGCCGCCGTCGCAGACGCATTTCGACTGGCTGCTGCAACAGGGCAGGAACACCGAGGAATACAAGGGCAACGGCATCAACGCGCCGCTGGACGCGACGCTGTGGCGCAAGTTCATCAGCGCCACCGACCAGGTGCGCACCCGCGTCGCCTTCGCGCTGTCCGAGATCTTCGTGGTGAACGTGGCGTCCATCACCGCGTCCTGGCCGCTGTTCGGCGCGGCCGGCTTCATGGACCTGCTGGCCGAACATGCGCTGGGCAACTACCGGAGCCTGCTCGCCGCCGTCAGCCGCAACCTGTCCATGGGCTGCATGCTGACCTATCGCGGCAGCCGCAAGGAAGACCCGCGCACCGGCCGCCATCCCGACGAGAACTACGCGCGCGAGGTCATGCAGCTGTTCAGCATCGGCCTGCTGCAACTGCATCCCGACGGCACGCCCCGCCTGGAAGGCGGCGCGCCGGTGGAAACCTATACGAACGCCGACGTCCAGGGCCTGGCCCGGGTCTTCACCGGCTGGGACCTGGATGGCCCAGAAACCGACGTGGAATTCCACCGCCGGCCGATGAAGCTGGACCCCGCGCTGCATTCGATGGCGGAAAAGCGCTTCCTGGGCACAGTCATTCCGGCCGGCACGGGCGGCCCGCAGTCGCTGGCGCTGGCCATGGACGCGATCTCGGCCCATCCCAACGTCGGCCCCTTCATCGGCGCGCAGCTGATTCAACGGCTGGTCGCCAGCAATCCCAGCCCGGCCTACGTGGCGCGCGTGGCGGCGGTCTTCGCCGACGACGGCCTGGGCGCGCGCGGCAACCTGAAGGCCGTGACGCGCGCCGTGCTGCTCGACCCGGAGGCGCGCTTTCCCGACCTGGCCTCGCCCCATTGGGGCAAGGTGCGCGAACCCATCCTGCGCTTCTCCGGCTGGGCGCGGGCCTTCGGCGCGCGCTCGAGCAACGGCGCCTGGGCCATGCCCGACACCAGCGACAACACCATCCGGCTGGCGCAAAGCCCGATGCGCGCGCCCAGCGTGTTCAACTTCTTCCGGCCGCGCTACACGCGCGCCGCCACCGAGCTGGCGCGCCAGGGCCTGGCCGCGCCGGAATTGCAGATCACCGACGAAACCAGCATCGCCGGCTACCTGAACTTCCTCGCCATCTACGCCGATCGGGGCTGGGAAGACCTGCAGACCGACTACGCCGCCGAGCTGGCGCTGGCCGGCGATCCCGATGCGCTGGTCGCCCATGTCGCGCTGCTGCTGGCGGGCGACGCCTTCAGCGAGGCGACGGCGCGACGGATCGCGACGGCGCTGCGCGACATCCCGCCCGAGCGGCCGCGCGACCGCGTGCGCGCCGCCATCGTGCTGGTGGCGGCCTCGCCCGAATATCTGGTGCAGAAATGA
- a CDS encoding DUF1501 domain-containing protein, with amino-acid sequence MTATRHADAGRRAFLLRACALGAAGAAAPLAANLAALGAAAAHEAPAGSYKALVCVFLYGGNDPYNTIVPYDEASHRAYAAARADIALPRESLHATVLGNGPEANGMRFALAPSLAPLAPLYARGRLAVALNVGPLVAPTSKADYVAGKAALPPKLFSHNDQQSYWQALAPEGASSGWAGRLTDLLLAGSATSGMAGVTAGGNTVLLAGRHSSGYRVGPLGSTAIDLLRHGLYGSEACTALLRDLITAPRPHLMESELAAIALRSIATDARLRDALAAVPPPPSFAGVDTPLAGQLRIVARIIAARQPLGARRQVFFVSQNGYDNHTGLRDDHPALLRELGQALAAFQAELDRMGMADQVTTFTASEFGRTLGSNGNGSDHGWGGHHLVLGGAVRGGRCYGAHPDIALDGPGFVDNGRLLPDMAVEQLGAELGAWFGAGRDELALAFPNLSRFGPGPEGLLPAPDRAA; translated from the coding sequence ATGACTGCGACACGACATGCCGATGCCGGCCGGCGCGCTTTCCTGCTACGCGCCTGCGCGCTCGGGGCGGCGGGCGCCGCGGCGCCGCTGGCCGCCAACCTGGCGGCGCTGGGCGCGGCCGCGGCGCATGAAGCGCCCGCCGGCTCCTACAAGGCGCTGGTCTGCGTGTTCCTGTACGGCGGCAACGACCCATACAACACCATCGTGCCGTATGACGAGGCCTCGCACCGCGCCTACGCCGCCGCGCGCGCCGACATCGCGCTGCCGCGCGAGTCGCTGCACGCCACCGTCCTGGGCAACGGGCCGGAGGCCAACGGCATGCGCTTCGCGCTGGCCCCATCGCTGGCGCCGCTGGCGCCCCTGTACGCGCGCGGGCGCCTGGCCGTGGCGCTGAACGTCGGTCCGCTGGTCGCGCCCACCAGCAAGGCCGACTATGTGGCCGGGAAAGCCGCGCTGCCGCCCAAGCTGTTCTCGCACAACGACCAGCAGTCGTACTGGCAGGCGCTGGCGCCGGAAGGCGCGTCGTCCGGCTGGGCCGGACGCCTGACCGATCTGCTGCTGGCCGGCTCGGCCACATCGGGCATGGCGGGCGTCACCGCCGGCGGCAACACGGTGCTGCTGGCCGGCCGCCATTCCTCCGGCTATCGCGTCGGTCCGCTGGGATCGACCGCCATCGACCTGCTGCGCCACGGGCTCTACGGCTCCGAAGCCTGCACCGCGCTGCTGCGCGATCTGATCACCGCGCCGCGCCCGCACCTGATGGAAAGCGAGCTGGCGGCCATCGCCCTGCGCTCGATCGCCACGGACGCGCGCCTGCGCGATGCGCTGGCCGCCGTGCCGCCACCGCCCAGCTTCGCCGGCGTCGATACGCCGCTGGCGGGGCAGCTGCGCATCGTGGCCCGCATCATCGCCGCGCGCCAGCCGCTGGGCGCGCGCCGCCAAGTGTTCTTCGTGTCCCAGAACGGCTATGACAACCACACCGGCCTGCGCGACGACCATCCCGCCCTGCTGCGCGAACTGGGCCAGGCGCTGGCGGCCTTCCAGGCGGAACTGGACAGGATGGGGATGGCCGATCAGGTGACCACCTTCACCGCTTCCGAATTCGGCCGCACCCTGGGTTCGAACGGCAACGGCTCGGACCACGGCTGGGGCGGACATCACCTGGTGCTTGGCGGCGCGGTGCGGGGCGGGCGCTGCTATGGCGCGCATCCCGATATCGCGCTGGACGGGCCGGGCTTCGTCGACAACGGCCGCCTGCTGCCGGACATGGCGGTGGAACAGCTGGGCGCCGAGCTGGGCGCGTGGTTCGGCGCTGGCCGCGACGAACTGGCGCTCGCCTTTCCCAATCTGTCGCGCTTCGGCCCCGGGCCGGAGGGCCTGCTGCCCGCGCCCGACAGGGCCGCCTAG